A region of Dictyoglomus sp. NZ13-RE01 DNA encodes the following proteins:
- a CDS encoding histidine kinase: MLFKEEILKDIILDSIKEHVILYDKDMNILYANKSAGDSLNLPKEELINKKCYNLWHKRESICENCPVKKAMDTKMPQEAEIKTPNGRIWFIRGYPVLDENGNIIGAVELTMDITEKKKMEEEIKYLSFHDSLTGLYNRYFFEEELRRLNTKRNLPLTVIMGDLNGLKLINDAFGHEEGDKFIIAIADVLRNSCRKEDIIARWGGDEFTILLPKTDKFTAQEVCERIKRNCEKYSIENNNAIKLSISLGYATKEEERENIEDIIKIAEDRMYRNKLIEGKTFRESVLLSLKSLLWENSYESKEHEDNIETLCLRMADYLYLSDVEREKLSLLSHFHDIGEIALPPTILKKNGPLNEEEWEIVKKHPEIGYRIAGASYELSIILDEILSHHEWWNGEGYPRKLKGEDIPLVSRIFMIADAYDVMIRGRPYKKAKTKKEAIEELKRYAGIQFDPNLVPIFLNILG, from the coding sequence ATGTTATTTAAAGAGGAAATACTGAAAGATATTATTTTAGATTCCATAAAAGAGCATGTTATCCTCTACGACAAGGATATGAATATCCTTTATGCCAATAAGTCCGCAGGAGACTCTCTAAATCTACCCAAGGAAGAATTGATAAATAAAAAATGCTATAATCTTTGGCATAAAAGAGAGAGCATCTGCGAAAACTGTCCTGTTAAAAAGGCTATGGATACAAAAATGCCCCAAGAGGCAGAAATAAAGACTCCCAATGGAAGAATATGGTTTATAAGGGGATATCCGGTATTAGATGAGAATGGAAATATAATAGGCGCAGTAGAACTTACAATGGATATTACTGAGAAGAAGAAGATGGAGGAAGAAATAAAATATTTAAGTTTTCATGATTCTCTTACAGGACTTTACAATAGATACTTTTTTGAGGAGGAATTAAGGAGACTAAACACAAAAAGGAATCTTCCCCTTACAGTAATCATGGGAGATTTAAATGGTCTAAAGCTCATAAATGATGCCTTTGGACATGAAGAGGGAGATAAATTCATTATAGCCATAGCGGATGTATTAAGAAATTCGTGTAGAAAAGAGGATATCATTGCTCGATGGGGAGGGGACGAATTTACCATTCTTCTTCCCAAAACTGACAAATTCACAGCTCAGGAGGTATGCGAGAGGATAAAAAGAAATTGTGAAAAATACAGTATTGAAAACAATAATGCAATAAAGCTAAGTATATCCTTAGGATATGCCACGAAGGAGGAGGAAAGGGAGAATATAGAAGATATTATTAAGATAGCGGAAGATAGGATGTATAGAAATAAACTGATTGAGGGAAAAACCTTTAGAGAGTCTGTACTATTATCCCTTAAGAGTCTTCTTTGGGAAAATAGCTATGAGAGTAAAGAGCATGAGGATAATATAGAAACACTATGTTTAAGAATGGCGGATTACTTATATCTTTCCGATGTAGAGAGGGAAAAACTATCTCTTCTTTCTCATTTCCATGATATCGGAGAGATAGCCTTACCCCCTACCATATTAAAGAAGAATGGTCCTTTAAATGAAGAGGAGTGGGAAATTGTTAAAAAGCATCCAGAGATAGGATATAGAATTGCAGGAGCAAGCTATGAACTATCCATCATATTAGATGAGATCCTTTCCCATCATGAATGGTGGAATGGAGAAGGATACCCAAGAAAACTTAAAGGAGAAGATATTCCTTTGGTTTCAAGAATTTTTATGATTGCTGATGCTTATGATGTAATGATAAGAGGAAGACCTTATAAAAAGGCAAAAACAAAAAAGGAGGCTATTGAGGAATTGAAAAGATATGCAGGAATACAATTTGATCCTAATTTGGTTCCTATCTTTCTAAATATTTTGGGATAA
- a CDS encoding MBL fold hydrolase, with protein sequence MKPRVIKENIYYVGAQDWNRRLFDSLIPLPDGTSYNAYLIVGSEKTALIDTVDPSKKDILFSYLEEIDNIDYIISHHAEQDHSGSIPYVLEKYKNAKVVTNLKGKELLSLHLHIPEDRFITVADGETLSLGDKTLKFIYTPWVHWPETMVSYLLEDEILFTCDLFGSHLATSDLYVTDEGLVYESAKRYYAEIMMPFRAIIQKNLEKLSPYKISMIAPSHGPIYQNPNFIISAYNDWVNNPPKNIVVIPYVSMHDSTKIMVDYLTERLIEKGIKVEIFDLSSADIGKLAISLVDAGSIIIGTPTVLTGPHPHVVFAVYLANALKPKAKLVSIIGSYGWGGKTVDIIKGMITNLDAEILDPVLVKGLSKKEDLKLLDELSEKVYRKHKELGLV encoded by the coding sequence ATGAAACCAAGAGTTATAAAAGAGAATATATATTATGTGGGGGCGCAGGATTGGAATAGAAGACTTTTTGATTCCTTAATTCCTTTGCCAGATGGAACAAGCTACAATGCCTATTTAATAGTAGGGAGCGAAAAAACCGCCCTAATTGATACAGTAGATCCATCAAAGAAGGATATACTATTCTCCTACTTAGAAGAGATAGATAATATAGATTATATAATTTCGCACCATGCGGAGCAGGACCATTCAGGCTCTATCCCTTATGTGTTGGAGAAGTATAAAAATGCAAAGGTGGTTACAAATCTAAAAGGAAAAGAGTTACTTAGTTTACACCTTCATATACCAGAGGATAGGTTTATTACGGTGGCAGATGGTGAAACCTTATCCTTGGGGGATAAAACCCTGAAGTTTATATATACGCCATGGGTACACTGGCCGGAAACAATGGTTAGCTATCTTTTAGAGGATGAGATACTCTTTACCTGCGACCTTTTTGGTTCCCACTTGGCAACTTCAGACCTTTATGTAACTGATGAGGGATTAGTTTATGAGTCTGCAAAAAGATATTATGCGGAGATTATGATGCCTTTTAGGGCTATTATCCAGAAAAATTTGGAGAAGCTAAGCCCATATAAGATTAGTATGATTGCTCCAAGTCATGGACCCATATACCAAAATCCCAATTTTATAATCTCCGCCTATAATGATTGGGTAAATAATCCCCCTAAAAATATTGTGGTTATACCATATGTATCCATGCATGATAGTACTAAGATCATGGTTGATTACCTTACGGAAAGATTGATCGAGAAGGGAATAAAGGTGGAGATTTTTGACCTATCCTCTGCTGATATTGGGAAACTGGCTATATCTTTAGTGGATGCAGGAAGTATAATTATAGGAACGCCAACGGTTCTTACAGGACCACATCCCCATGTGGTTTTTGCAGTTTATTTGGCAAATGCTCTAAAGCCTAAAGCAAAATTGGTTTCTATTATTGGATCCTATGGTTGGGGAGGAAAAACTGTAGATATAATAAAAGGAATGATAACAAATCTTGATGCAGAAATCCTTGATCCCGTGCTTGTAAAGGGTCTTTCTAAGAAAGAAGATTTAAAACTTTTAGATGAGCTTTCCGAAAAAGTATATAGGAAGCATAAGGAGTTGGGATTAGTTTAA